A region from the Rhodamnia argentea isolate NSW1041297 chromosome 7, ASM2092103v1, whole genome shotgun sequence genome encodes:
- the LOC115749777 gene encoding thaumatin-like protein: MSISAFIPILLHLLTSLSVSNGEQLILVNNCKETVWPGILGGAGHPSPRDGGFVLSSGEEVVVDVPDKWSGRIWGRQGCCFDGAGKGSCDTGDCSGLLHCQGTGGSPPATVVEMTLGSASSPLHFYDVSLVDGFNLPVSMRPVGGGVGCGMASCEVDLNVCCPSALEVKKGDKVVGCKSACLAMQSAKYCCTGMYSNPNTCKPTIFAHLFKAACPKAYSYAFDDASSLNKCRASRYVITFCPPI, from the exons ATGTCGATATCGGCTTTCATACCAATCCTCCTCCATTTGCTGACTTCCCTCTCTGTTTCAA aTGGGGAGCAGCTAATACTAGTCAACAACTGCAAGGAGACCGTATGGCCCGGCATCCTCGGCGGCGCGGGCCACCCCTCCCCCCGGGATGGCGGCTTCGTCCTCAGCAGCGGCGAGGAGGTCGTGGTCGACGTGCCTGATAAGTGGTCGGGCAGGATCTGGGGCAGGCAGGGCTGCTGCTTCGACGGGGCTGGGAAGGGGTCGTGCGACACAGGGGACTGCTCCGGCCTGCTGCATTGCCAGGGCACGGGCGGATCCCCTCCGGCGACGGTCGTGGAGATGACGCTCGGATCCGCCAGCTCGCCCCTGCATTTCTACGACGTCAGCCTGGTGGACGGGTTCAACCTGCCGGTGTCGATGAGGCCGGTCGGGGGCGGGGTGGGATGCGGCATGGCCTCGTGCGAGGTTGATCTGAACGTGTGCTGCCCCTCGGCGCTGGAGGTGAAGAAAGGGGACAAGGTGGTCGGGTGCAAGAGCGCCTGCTTGGCGATGCAATCGGCCAAGTACTGTTGCACCGGCATGTACTCGAATCCAAACACCTGCAAGCCGACCATATTTGCGCATCTGTTCAAGGCCGCTTGTCCCAAAGCCTATAGTTATGCTTTCGATGACGCCTCTAGTCTCAATAAGTGCAGGGCTTCGAGGTATGTGATCACATTTTGCCCACCGATTTGA
- the LOC115749778 gene encoding stress-response A/B barrel domain-containing protein UP3-like: protein MSSSPEQIIEHVVLFKVKDGTDPSRVNAMVDGLNALISLDSVLHLAAGLVLRTRSSSSPSTFTIMLHGRYRTKDDLAAYAHHQDHMRVVKELGSPICEDIMAVDWVTDRVPVGAVALLPGSPIRVSLLKLKEGSGEEAKGEVLSAVAEGIRDGLGGMEHATWGENFSPSRSKGFSIASLAVFKGIEEMEAAAAGPRQEKVEKYVDGMITVDYAVPHPQPAGLSL from the coding sequence ATGTCGTCGTCCCCGGAGCAGATCATCGAGCACGTCGTCCTCTTCAAGGTCAAGGACGGCACCGACCCCTCCCGGGTCAACGCCATGGTCGATGGTCTCAACGCCCTCATCTCCCTCGATTCGGTCCTCCACCTCGCCGCCGGCCTTGTCCTCCGCACCCGATCCTCATCCTCCCCCTCGACTTTCACCATCATGCTCCACGGTCGCTACCGGACCAAGGACGACTTGGCCGCCTACGCTCACCACCAGGACCACATGCGCGTGGTCAAGGAGCTCGGCTCGCCCATCTGCGAGGACATCATGGCCGTCGACTGGGTCACTGACCGCGTCCCCGTGGGCGCCGTCGCGCTGCTCCCGGGGTCCCCCATCAGGGTGAGCCTCCTCAAACTGAAGGAGGGATCGGGGGAGGAGGCCAAGGGCGAGGTGCTATCCGCAGTGGCCGAGGGGATTAGGGACGGGCTCGGCGGGATGGAGCATGCGACTTGGGGCGAGAACTTCTCCCCTTCGCGCTCCAAGGGGTTCTCGATCGCGTCGCTCGCGGTGTTCAAGGGCATCGAGGAGATGGAGGCTGCGGCGGCAGGCCCACGGCAGGAGAAGGTTGAGAAGTATGTGGACGGCATGATCACGGTGGATTACGCGGTGCCGCATCCGCAGCCGGCGGGTCTGAGCCTTTGA
- the LOC115749673 gene encoding uncharacterized protein LOC115749673, translating to MMGVASKLLGPRAGLARVVSLASVSRPPSPPSRLLHDRIQGQDLNPVASQMIDYAVSLARSQKSDESYSQGMLVLEQCLSTQHSEGQVAENTRSIVLLAMSTLLYERGNLDEAIHKLQGVADSSNPSLGVKVAAMEALVGLHLEMGQDDTSSVVADKCLKLLERESAQTAGSGSSIINARAKAAKGLVELVRGSFRSVEPFFQGSNDDKYSTGSVALTNGNVALSYGEFLHSSRNFSLAKEVYQKVIQGTSEKVEFAETTLGACNMASQEVLLAATCALGQLESHLGNFSDAEEILTKALTKTEEHFGSHHPKVGIILTCIALMFRWKAIQEHSSFLLVQEGLLRKATELLKAPALESAGMEAKVDRRDVVALARGAHAEILCVQENRKGEGERLKSWAESAWRNRRMSLSEALDCSESSSQVPIVDSRICQVL from the exons ATGATGGGTGTCGCGTCGAAGCTGTTGGGACCACGCGCCGGCCTCGCGAGGGTGGTGAGCCTCGCTTCCGTGAGCCGTCCGCCGTCGCCACCCTCCAGGTTATTGCACGACCGCATCCAAGGTCAAGACTTGAACCCGGTTGCGTCTCAGATGATCGATTACGCCGTCTCCCTCGCTAGGTCCCAGAAATCAG ATGAATCGTATTCTCAGGGCATGCTTGTGCTCGAGCAGTGTCTGTCCACTCAACACAGTGAGGGCCAAGTTGCTGAGAACACGAGATCGATAGTCTTGCTTGCCATGTCCACCCTTTTGTATGAGAG GGGTAATTTGGATGAAGCTATTCATAAGCTGCAGGGTGTTGCGGATTCAAGCAATCCTTCTTTGGGTGTCAAAG TTGCTGCAATGGAGGCTCTTGTTGGACTGCACTTGGAAATGGGGCAA GATGATACTTCATCAGTGGTCGCAGATAAATGCTTAAAGCTCTTGGAAAGAGAATCAGCACAAACAGCTGGCTCAGGATCTTCAATAATTAATGCTCGTGCGAAAGCAGCGAAAGGGTTGGTTGAGCTAGTCCGTGGAAGTTTCCGTTCTG TGGAGCCCTTCTTTCAAGGGAGTAATGATGACAAGTATTCCACTG GCAGTGTTGCTTTAACAAATGGTAATGTGGCTCTATCTTATGGAGAATTCTTGCATTCATCACGCAACTTTTCATTGGCAAAGGAGGTCTACCAGAAGGTGATTCAGGGGACTTCTGAGAAGGTCGAATTTGCTGAAACCACTTTAGGAGCTTGTAATATGGCTTCTCAGGAAGTTCTGTTGGCAGCTACCTGTGCTTTGGGACAGCTTGAATCACATTTGGG AAATTTCAGTGATGCTGAGGAGATATTGACAAAGGCTTTAACTAAAACAGAGGAACACTTTG GATCACATCACCCCAAGGTTGGCATCATCTTAACTTGCATAGCGCTCATGTTTCGATGGAAAGCAATTCAAGAGCATTCaagttttcttttggttcaaGAG GGACTTCTTAGAAAGGCCacggaattgcttaaagctccTGCATTGGAGAGTGCAG GAATGGAAGCAAAGGTTGATAGAAGAGATGTTGTTGCCCTTGCGAGGG GTGCGCATGCAGAGATCCTCTGCGTTCAGGAGAATAGAaagggtgagggagagagactgAAGAGCTGGGCAGAGTCTGCATGGAGGAATCGTCGCATGTCACTATCCGAGGCGCTTGATTGTTCCGAGTCCTCTTCCCAAGTGCCAATTGTAGATTCTCGGATCTGCCAGGTTCTGTAA
- the LOC115749674 gene encoding light-harvesting complex-like protein OHP1, chloroplastic encodes MAASFAIHSASSLVPTTRASKSFHGGLHHSQFLTFHSPNQASRKPLSLRVRAAKLPSGVEVPKVEPKFEAPFLGFTTTAEVWNSRACMIGLIGTFIVELIVNKGILQVIGVDVGKGLDLPL; translated from the exons atggctGCTTCTTTTGCCATCCACTCAGCTTCTTCTCTTGTTCCCACGACCAGAGCTTCGAAGAGCTTCCATGGAGGCCTCCACCATAGCCAGTTCCTCACCTTCCACAGCCCCAACCAAGCCTCCAGAAAGCCCCTCTCTCTCAGGGTCCGAGCTGCCAAACTTCCCTCTGGG GTGGAAGTGCCGAAAGTAGAGCCCAAGTTCGAGGCTCCATTTCTTGGATTCACAACAACTGCCGAGGTTTGGAACTCCAGAGCTTGCATGATTGGCCTCATCGGGACATTCATCGTCGAACTG ATAGTGAACAAAGGGATTCTTCAGGTGATTGGAGTGGACGTGGGCAAGGGCCTCGATCTTCCTCTCTGA
- the LOC115749671 gene encoding L-type lectin-domain containing receptor kinase IV.1-like isoform X2, producing MLCKVFWIIIIGTSKPLAMFLAIALAVSLLANTAPSRETGDFAYSGFKSANLSLDGLAVLTGNGLLRLTNVTKQKVSHAFYPDPIEFKNSSTGAVHSFSTTFIFAIAPEYPPQGGHGFAFVIAPRRGIPGAQPNIFLGLFNETNNGNAANNIFAVEFDTVQNYEFRDINDNHVGIDVNGLTSVKSSPAGYTENNVQGFKNLTLISGKAMQAWVDYDGVQQQISVTLAPINVDKPSTPLLSLSFNLSPILKETMYVGFSSATGSLLTSHYILGWSFKVNGQAQRLDLSQLPRLPHMKRKQKSNLLTTGLPFMCLFIVSLLIFAVAYAVRKRRKFAEVLEDWERDYSPHRFKYKDLYVATKGFRDQELLGAGGFGRVYRGVLPTSKTEVAVKRVSHESRQGMREFISEIISIGRLSHRNIVTLLGYCRRKGELLLVYDYMPNGSLDKYLYNQPKVTLNWSQRFRVIKGVAYGLSYLHEGWEQVVIHRDIKASNVMLDSELNGRLGDFGLAKLYDHGTDPQTTHVAGTLGYMAPENTRTARATTSTDVFAFGAFLLEVACGRRPVEVQEEEDVILVDWVFSCWDKGDILEARDPNLGTDFAAKEVELVLRLGLLCSQSEPNARPCMRQVVQYLEGDLAMEELSSLGISKSGLAFAFHEGFRVSGMSYPSSADKGFSQTSPVPDSLLSGGR from the exons ATGCTGTGCAAAGTCTTCTGGATCATCATCATAGGAACTTCAAAGCCTCTGGCCATGTTCCTAGCGATTGCTCTGGCGGTTTCTCTCCTGGCAAACACAGCGCCGAGTCGTGAAACCGGCGATTTCGCGTACAGTGGTTTCAAGTCTGCGAATCTTAGCCTCGATGGTTTAGCTGTACTCACCGGCAATGGCCTCCTGAGGTTAACCAACGTGACCAAACAGAAGGTGAGTCATGCCTTCTATCCCGACCCCATTGAATTCAAGAACTCATCCACCGGCGCTGTCCACTCGTTCTCCACCACATTCATCTTCGCTATAGCTCCCGAATATCCACCTCAGGGCGGTCACGGGTTCGCCTTTGTGATAGCTCCTCGTAGAGGAATTCCTGGAGCTCAGCCGAATATTTTTTTGGGCCTCTTCAACGAAACCAACAATGGCAATGCCGCCAACAACATTTTTGCTGTAGAGTTCGACACGGTTCAAAACTACGAATTCCGCGACATCAATGACAATCATGTTGGGATCGATGTGAATGGGCTGACCTCTGTAAAATCTTCCCCGGCTGGATACACTGAAAACAACGTTCAAGGCTTCAAAAACCTGACTCTGATTAGTGGTAAAGCAATGCAAGCTTGGGTGGATTATGATGGTGTGCAGCAACAAATCAGTGTCACATTAGCTCCTATCAATGTCGACAAACCGAGCACTCCCCTTTTGTCTCTGTCCTTCAATCTCTCGCCAATTCTCAAGGAGACCATGTACGTTGGGTTCTCGTCCGCGACCGGCTCGCTCTTAACTTCTCATTATATCCTCGGATGGAGCTTTAAGGTAAATGGACAAGCTCAAAGGCTTGATTTGTCTCAACTTCCTAGATTACCCCATATGAAACGGAAGCAGAAATCCAATCTTCTCACCACTGGACTGCCTTTCATGTGTTTGTTCATTGTGTCCCTTCTAATCTTTGCTGTGGCTTACGCGGTAAGAAAACGAAGGAAATTCGCAGAGGTTCTTGAGGACTGGGAGCGCGACTACAGTCCGCATAGGTTCAAGTACAAAGATCTCTATGTTGCCACAAAGGGGTTCAGAGATCAGGAGCTATTAGGAGCTGGTGGATTTGGTAGGGTTTACAGAGGGGTATTACCCACCTCAAAAACTGAGGTTGCAGTTAAGAGAGTTTCCCATGAATCGAGGCAAGGGATGAGAGAGTTCATTTCGGAAATCATTAGTATCGGTCGGCTGAGTCATCGGAACATCGTAACGCTTCTCGGTTACTGCCGTCGGAAGGGCGAGCTGCTGTTGGTCTATGACTATATGCCAAATGGAAGCCTGGACAAGTACCTCTATAACCAACCAAAGGTGACCCTCAATTGGAGCCAAAGATTTAGAGTGATCAAAGGTGTTGCATATGGCCTCTCTTATCTCCACGAAGGATGGGAACAAGTTGTGATTCACAGGGATATCAAAGCTAGCAACGTCATGCTAGACTCGGAACTAAATGGGAGGTTAGGAGATTTCGGGCTTGCAAAACTATACGATCACGGTACCGATCCCCAAACCACCCATGTGGCGGGAACTCTTGGATATATGGCCCCGGAGAACACTCGAACAGCCAGGGCCACTACTAGCACGGACGTTTTCGCGTTCGGGGCATTTTTGCTCGAGGTTGCCTGCGGAAGAAGACCGGTTGAGGttcaggaggaggaggatgtgaTATTGGTGGACTGGGTGTTTTCTTGCTGGGATAAGGGTGACATTCTGGAGGCAAGAGATCCGAATCTAGGGACGGACTTTGCGGCGAAGGAGGTGGAACTAGTGTTGCGACTCGGGTTGTTGTGCTCCCAGTCCGAGCCGAATGCGAGACCATGCATGCGTCAAGTAGTGCAGTACTTGGAAGGAGATCTCGCAATGGAGGAGTTATCATCTCTTGGTATTTCCAAAAGTGGATTGGCATTTGCATTTCACGAAGGTTTTCGTGTGTCTGGC ATGTCTTATCCATCTTCCGCAGACAAGGGATTTTCACAGACATCTCCTGTCCCAGACTCTCTCCTCTCTGGTGGAAGATGA
- the LOC115749671 gene encoding L-type lectin-domain containing receptor kinase IV.1-like isoform X1 — protein MPVETGNNLRLSANHRNEHSQDHCLENNNNRGRGRLGLHTTFQYLHDLTAGSLAEVALDSILIIGGDSLDIFSVVYSAKFPLLLDMFFLIVLVASRLVNFALAQDTSSFTYNGFRSANLSLDGLAAFTGNGLLKLTNATKQKQSHAFYPDPIKFKSSANGSVYSFSTMFVFGMVYEYPPLGGYGFAFVLAPRREFPGALPSYYFGLFNETDNGNSSNHIVAVEFDTIQNHEFNDINDNHVGIDVNGLTSVKSALAGYTASPGAVFTNLSLMSGKAMQVWVHYDGSQKQFNVTLSPIDVEKPKTPLLSLSIDLSPIIMETMYVGFSSSTGSLVTSHYIVGWSFKVNGEAQGLVLSQLPRLPRVRKEEKSYLLTVGVPFMVLSFLSMLIFAMVYLIRRKRKFAEVLEDWERDYGPHRFEYKDLYVATKGFRDQELLGAGGFGRVYRGVLPTTKTEIAVKRVTHESRQGMREFVAEIISIGRLRHRNIVTLLGYCRRKGELLLVYDYMPHGSLDKYLYNQPKVTLNWSQRFRVIKGVAYGLSYLHEGWERVVIHRDIKASNILLDSELNGRLGDFGLARIYDHGTDPQTTHVVGTLGYLAPENTRTARATTSTDVFAFGAFLLEVACGRRPIEAREKEDVILVEWVFSCWDKGDILEARDPNLGTDFVAKEVELVLKLGLMCSNSERTARPRMRHVVQYLEGDVTMQELSSLGTSTSGLTFAGHEGLSMSYPSSADKGFSQTSPVPDSLLSGGR, from the coding sequence ATGCCGGTGGAGACAGGCAATAATTTAAGACTTTCAGCCAACCACAGAAATGAGCATTCTCAAGACCATTGTCTggaaaacaataataatagaGGTCGAGGACGACTTGGGTTGCACACCACGTTTCAATACTTACATGATTTAACGGCAGGGTCACTAGCTGAAGTTGCATTAGATTCAATTTTGATCATAGGGGGAGATTCACTCGATATCTTCTCAGTTGTGTATTCAGCTAAATTTCCCCTGCTTCTGGACATGTTCTTCCTGATTGTTCTGGTGGCTTCTCGCCTGGTGAACTTTGCGCTCGCTCAGGACACCAGCAGTTTCACGTACAACGGCTTCCGGTCGGCGAATCTTAGCCTGGATGGTTTAGCCGCATTCACCGGCAATGGCCTCCTCAAGTTAACCAACGCAACCAAACAGAAGCAGAGTCATGCCTTCTACCCTGACCCAATTAAGTTTAAGAGCTCGGCCAATGGATCTGTCTACTCTTTCTCCACGATGTTCGTCTTTGGTATGGTTTACGAGTATCCGCCTCTGGGCGGCTACGGGTTCGCTTTCGTTCTAGCTCCTCGTAGAGAGTTTCCCGGAGCTCTGCCTAGTTATTACTTTGGCCTCTTCAACGAAACCGACAATGGCAATTCCTCGAACCATATTGTTGCAGTAGAATTTGACACAATCCAGAACCATGAGTTCAATGATATCAACGACAACCACGTTGGGATCGACGTCAATGGGCTGACCTCTGTAAAATCTGCCCTGGCAGGATACACCGCAAGTCCAGGTGCGGTCTTCACAAACTTGAGCCTGATGAGTGGTAAAGCAATGCAAGTTTGGGTGCATTACGATGGCTCGCAAAAGCAATTCAATGTCACATTATCTCCTATCGATGTTGAGAAGCCGAAGACTCCCCTCCTATCTCTGTCCATTGATCTCTCGCCGATCATCATGGAGACCATGTACGTTGGTTTCTCGTCCTCAACCGGCTCGTTAGTAACTTCTCATTACATCGTTGGATGGAGCTTTAAGGTAAATGGAGAAGCTCAGGGACTGGTTTTGTCTCAGCTTCCTAGACTACCCCGTGTGAGAAAGGAGGAGAAATCATACCTGCTTACTGTTGGAGTGCCTTTCATGGTGTTGTCTTTTCTGTCAATGCTAATCTTTGCTATGGTTTATCTGATAAGACGAAAGAGAAAATTCGCAGAGGTTCTAGAGGATTGGGAGCGCGACTACGGTCCTCATAGGTTTGAGTACAAAGATCTCTATGTTGCCACGAAGGGGTTCAGAGATCAGGAGCTGTTAGGAGCTGGCGGATTTGGTAGGGTTTATAGAGGGGTGTTACCCACCACAAAAACTGAGATTGCCGTGAAGAGGGTTACTCACGAATCGAGGCAAGGGATGAGAGAGTTCGTTGCAGAGATTATTAGCATCGGCCGACTTCGTCATCGGAACATCGTAACGCTTCTCGGTTACTGCCGTCGAAAGGGTGAGCTGCTGTTGGTCTATGACTACATGCCACATGGAAGCCTAGACAAGTACCTCTATAACCAACCAAAGGTGACCCTCAATTGGAGCCAAAGATTTAGAGTGATCAAAGGTGTTGCATATGGCCTCTCTTATCTCCATGAAGGATGGGAACGAGTTGTGATTCACAGGGATATCAAAGCTAGCAACATCTTGCTAGATTCAGAACTAAATGGGAGGTTAGGAGATTTCGGGCTGGCCAGAATATACGATCATGGCACAGATCCTCAAACCACCCATGTGGTGGGAACTCTTGGATATTTGGCCCCGGAGAACACTCGAACCGCCAGGGCCACTACGAGCACGGATGTTTTTGCATTTGGGGCATTTTTGCTCGAGGTTGCTTGCGGAAGAAGGCCGATTGAGGCTCGGGAGAAGGAGGATGTAATATTGGTGGAGTGGGTGTTTTCGTGCTGGGATAAGGGTGACATTCTAGAGGCAAGAGATCCCAATTTAGGGACAGACTTTGTGGCGAAGGAAGTGGAGCTAGTGTTGAAACTTGGATTGATGTGCTCCAATTCGGAGCGAACAGCGAGACCAAGAATGCGTCACGTAGTGCAGTACCTAGAAGGGGATGTCACAATGCAGGAGTTATCATCTCTTGGTACTTCAACAAGTGGATTGACATTTGCAGGTCATGAAGGTCTTAGCATGTCTTATCCATCTTCCGCAGACAAGGGATTTTCACAGACATCTCCTGTCCCAGACTCTCTCCTCTCTGGTGGAAGATGA
- the LOC115749783 gene encoding L-type lectin-domain containing receptor kinase IV.1-like, giving the protein MFFKILVLVSLLAVSAYARETSFAYNGFQLADLTVDGTAGITPDGLLKLGYDLQTQQGHAFHPYPVQFKNSPSGSVFSFSTTFIFAIRSQFHTLSGHGIVFVVAPQSGLPWSLPSQYLGMFNETNNGNTTNHVVGVELDTILSSEFQDINDNHVGIDLNGLTSAMSAPAGYYAHRGKFKNLTLISGKAMQVWVDYDGVEKQINVTLAPINVRKPDTPLLSLTRDLASIINENMYVGFSSSTGSVLTSHYVLGWSFGVHREAPALALHQLPKLPQIAKKETSKVLTIGLPWVVLFVISMLILSVVSVIRRKRKFAEVLEDWEREYGPHRFNYKDLYIATKGFRNQELLGKGGFGRVYRGILPTSKIEIAVKRVSHESRQGMREFVAEIISMGRLRHRNIVSLLGYCRRKGELLLVYDYMPNGSLDKYLYNQPKITLNWRQRFRVIKGVASGLLYLHEGWEQVVIHRDIKASNILLDADFNGRLGDFGLARLYDHGTDPQTTHVAGTLGYLAPEHVRTGKASRSTDVFAFGVFLLEVACGRRPTEIRDAEDVILVDRVFSCWDRGAILEARDPKLGAEFVEEDMELVLKLGLMCSHSDPLMRPSMRQVLHYLEGDIPTPEFSSIGSRLTFGHHQGFDDLAMCPSSMDKAFPQSSSVAESILSGGR; this is encoded by the coding sequence ATGTTCTTCAAGATTCTTGTTCTGGTCTCTCTGCTAGCAGTTTCGGCTTACGCTCGAGAGACCAGCTTCGCGTACAACGGTTTCCAATTAGCTGATCTGACCGTCGATGGGACGGCAGGGATCACCCCCGATGGCCTCTTGAAACTGGGCTACGACCTCCAAACGCAGCAGGGCCACGCCTTCCATCCCTACCCAGTCCAGTTCAAGAACTCGCCGAGCGGCTccgtcttctccttctccaccACGTTCATCTTTGCAATCCGAAGTCAGTTTCATACTCTGAGCGGCCACGGGATTGTCTTCGTGGTTGCGCCCCAGAGCGGCCTCCCTTGGTCGTTGCCGAGCCAATACCTCGGCATGTTCAACGAAACCAACAACGGCAACACCACCAATCATGTGGTTGGGGTGGAACTCGACACAATCCTGAGCAGCGAGTTTCAGGACATTAACGATAATCACGTTGGGATCGACTTGAACGGGTTGACATCAGCAATGTCAGCTCCAGCGGGGTATTATGCACATAGGGGCAAGTTCAAGAACTTGACTCTAATCAGCGGTAAGGCAATGCAAGTTTGGGTGGACTACGATGGCGTGGAAAAGCAAATCAATGTCACATTGGCTCCGATCAACGTGCGAAAGCCAGACACTCCCCTTCTGTCTCTTACACGGGATCTCGCGTCAATTATCAACGAGAACATGTATGTTGGCTTCTCGTCGTCGACCGGTTCAGTCCTAACTTCTCACTATGTTCTGGGTTGGAGCTTCGGGGTACATAGAGAGGCTCCGGCACTTGCCCTGCACCAACTTCCTAAGCTTCCTCAGATCGCTAAAAAGGAAACGTCGAAAGTTCTGACTATTGGCCTACCTTGGGTTGTTCTTTTCGTCATATCAATGCTGATCTTAAGCGTCGTTTCCGTGATAAGAAGGAAACGGAAATTTGCTGAGGTCCTCGAAGATTGGGAGAGGGAGTACGGCCCACACCGGTTCAACTACAAAGATCTTTACATTGCTACGAAAGGATTCCGCAACCAAGAGCTATTAGGGAAAGGTGGGTTCGGCCGGGTCTATAGAGGAATCTTACCGACATCGAAAATAGAGATCGCGGTAAAGAGGGTCTCCCACGAGTCGAGACAAGGCATGAGAGAATTCGTGGCAGAGATCATCAGCATGGGTCGGCTCCGTCACCGCAACATCGTGTCACTCCTTGGTTACTGCCGTCGGAAAGGGGAGTTGCTCTTGGTTTACGACTACATGCCCAATGGGAGCCTGGACAAGTACCTTTATAACCAACCAAAGATCACCCTCAATTGGAGGCAAAGATTTAGGGTGATAAAAGGAGTGGCATCTGGGCTGCTTTATCTGCACGAAGGGTGGGAGCAAGTGGTGATCCACAGGGATATAAAGGCGAGTAACATCTTGCTAGACGCTGATTTCAATGGAAGACTCGGAGATTTTGGGCTTGCAAGACTCTATGACCATGGAACCGACCCTCAAACGACTCACGTTGCAGGAACGCTCGGTTATCTCGCCCCTGAGCATGTGCGAACCGGCAAGGCATCTAGGAGCACCGACGTGTTCGCATTTGGAGTGTTTTTGCTCGAGGTCGCCTGCGGGAGAAGGCCGACAGAGATTCGGGACGCGGAGGATGTGATATTAGTGGACCGGGTATTCTCTTGCTGGGACAGAGGTGCAATTCTGGAGGCAAGAGATCCGAAGTTGGGGGCGGAGTTTGTGGAAGAAGATATGGAGTTGGTGCTGAAACTCGGGTTGATGTGTTCCCACTCGGACCCGTTGATGAGGCCGAGCATGCGTCAAGTTTTGCATTACTTGGAGGGCGACATTCCGACGCCAGAGTTTTCGTCCATCGGCAGCAGGTTAACATTCGGTCATCACCAAGGTTTTGATGATTTGGCCATGTGTCCGTCCTCCATGGACAAGGCATTTCCGCAATCATCTTCTGTCGCAGAATCGATTCTCTCAGGGGGGCGATGA